One bacterium DNA window includes the following coding sequences:
- a CDS encoding addiction module protein: protein MTTLELESVLRMPVERRILWIEDVWDSIQQQPDSLQVPDSHKRELDRRFQKYADDPSAFLSEQELKKAVNARR, encoded by the coding sequence ATGACAACGCTTGAGTTGGAAAGCGTCTTAAGGATGCCCGTTGAACGCAGAATTTTATGGATTGAAGATGTTTGGGATTCAATACAGCAACAGCCAGACAGCCTTCAGGTTCCGGACAGTCACAAGAGGGAATTGGATCGGCGGTTTCAGAAATATGCAGATGATCCATCCGCATTTTTGTCAGAGCAAGAGCTTAAAAAAGCTGTGAATGCGCGGAGATAA
- a CDS encoding type II toxin-antitoxin system HicA family toxin gives MSHWPSRKARLVLAALLRMGWSIKRQAGTSHRILSRPDWPDYVFAFHDGEEIGPHMLARIARRTGLTPRDL, from the coding sequence ATGAGTCACTGGCCGTCTCGCAAGGCTCGTCTTGTTTTGGCGGCTTTGTTGCGAATGGGCTGGTCAATCAAACGACAAGCAGGAACGTCTCATCGAATTTTGTCACGCCCCGATTGGCCGGATTACGTCTTTGCATTTCATGACGGCGAAGAAATTGGGCCTCACATGCTTGCCCGAATCGCGCGACGGACCGGCCTGACACCAAGAGACCTTTGA
- a CDS encoding type II toxin-antitoxin system HicB family antitoxin, protein MKIEIERESDGRWIAEIPDLPGVMAYGDSRSDAVSKAETIALRVIADRMEHGETVPELDELFAVPA, encoded by the coding sequence ATGAAGATTGAAATCGAAAGAGAATCTGATGGTCGCTGGATTGCCGAAATTCCGGATTTGCCCGGCGTGATGGCCTATGGTGACAGCAGGTCTGATGCCGTGTCAAAGGCTGAGACCATCGCTCTTCGTGTCATCGCTGACCGGATGGAGCATGGCGAAACCGTTCCGGAACTGGATGAACTGTTTGCGGTGCCGGCATGA